A single region of the Gasterosteus aculeatus chromosome 1, fGasAcu3.hap1.1, whole genome shotgun sequence genome encodes:
- the LOC120826344 gene encoding uncharacterized protein LOC120826344 isoform X2 has protein sequence MAASILRRKIPPISTAELGAAPLRRASRSQSRPGTGAEPAGRQRLIGDGHSDWMTEKVDLSSFVSTTESSPCSSLPPSPLEQDVKVPSDLEVMTSLLQEELAQLEDYFRSESASATNKLEKPSKCDKGAVTMGTQSYYQLPYGSYGAGQSEAGPVVVSLATGELDLAGFCGGPIGRTKIARPAPYNYHHRYHHHHHHGNVNNNNNNNGGGGRRMASEAAKVGEDAGLDAWGPRGSYSGTAELSANHYSTLKPVSKGALLGGGAKKARECALSLKEEESYCFSEGMFCSEEIARGFCLGGSYDLHHKRDAAAKVGADDDYEGAGPEVLHCGKDAGLPGGLPQETMAGDAYFHHHHHHHHQAAEPYHSFIGDLDPPPQAQAVEPQHGHYLYPECLADQSYECLSRGEGEGTLMGVPIHRPTQRLKDEPSAGGKAPLLMDVGAPPEAATGERKQKKRDQNKTAAHRYRLRKRAELDSLEEELHGLEGQNRELRDKAESVEREIQYVKDLLIEVYKARSQRLKQDGSA, from the exons ATGGCGGCATCGATCCTTCGCAGGAAAATTCCTCCCATTTCCACGGCCGAGCTCGGCGCGGCCCCTCTCCGACGAGCTAGCCGCAGCCAATCACGGCCGGGGACGGGGGCGGAGCCAGCGGGGAGGCAGCGCTTAATTG GTGATGGTCACTCAGATTGGATGACGGAAAAAGTTGATTTGTCCTCATTTGTGTCGACGACCGAGTCCTCCCCCTGCTCATCGCTTCCCCCCTCGCCGCTGGAACAGGATGTCAAGGTGCCCTCGGATCTGGAGGTCatgacctctctgctgcaggaggagctggctcagctggaggactacttccGCTCCGAATCCGCCTCGGCCACCAACAAGTTGGAGAAACCCTCCAAATGTGACAAGGGCGCCGTAACCATGGGAACCCAGTCGTACTACCAGTTGCCCTACGGCTCCTATGGGgccggccaatcagaggccgGCCCCGTGGTCGTCAGCTTGGCGACCGGCGAGCTGGACCTGGCCGGCTTCTGCGGCGGCCCCATCGGCAGGACCAAAATAGCGCGGCCGGCGCCGTACAACTACCACCACcgctaccaccaccaccatcaccatggcaacgtcaacaacaacaacaacaacaacggcggCGGTGGGCGGAGGatggccagcgaggcggcgaaGGTTGGCGAGGACGCCGGGCTGGACGCCTGGGGCCCGAGGGGGAGTTACTCAGGTACCGCAGAGCTGTCGGCCAACCACTACTCCACCCTGAAGCCCGTGAGCAAGGGCGCCCTCCTCGGCGGGGGGGCCAAGAAGGCGAGGGAGTGCGCCCTGtcgctgaaggaggaggagagctacTGCTTCTCCGAGGGAATGTTCTGCAGCGAGGAGATCGCGCGGGGCTTCTGCCTCGGCGGCTCCTACGACCTCCACCACAAACGGGACGCCGCCGCCAAGGTCGGCGCCGACGACGACTACGAGGGCGCCGGGCCGGAGGTGCTGCACTGCGGCAAGGACGCGGGACTTCCCGGGGGGCTCCCCCAAGAGACAATGGCCGGCGACGCCTacttccaccaccaccaccaccaccaccaccaggccGCGGAGCCTTACCACAGCTTTATAGGAGACCTGGACCCGCCCCCACAAGCACAGGCCGTCGAGCCCCAGCACGGCCACTACCTCTACCCAGAATGCCTTGCGGACCAAAGCTACGAATGTCTGTCCAGAGGGGAGGGCGAGGGGACACTCATGGGCGTCCCCATCCACCGACCCACCCAGAGGCTAAAGGACGAGCCCAGCGCCGGGGGCAAGGCGCCGCTGCTGATGGACGTCGGCGCGCCGCCCGAGGCCGCCACCGGcgagaggaagcagaagaagagagaccagAACAAGACGGCGGCTCACAG GTACCGTCTGCGGAAGAGGGCGGAGCTTGActctctggaggaggagcttcacGGCCTGGAGGGGCAGAACCGGGAGCTGCGCGACAAGGCGGAGTCGGTGGAGCGGGAGATCCAGTACGTGAAGGACCTGCTGATCGAGGTGTACAAGGCGCGCAGCCAGCGGCTCAAACAGGACGGCAGTGCCTAA
- the LOC120826344 gene encoding uncharacterized protein LOC120826344 isoform X1, whose translation MAASILRRKIPPISTAELGAAPLRRASRSQSRPGTGAEPAGRQRLIGDGHSDWMTEKVDLSSFVSTTESSPCSSLPPSPLEQDVKVPSDLEVMTSLLQEELAQLEDYFRSESASATNKLEKPSKCDKGAVTMGTQSYYQLPYGSYGAGQSEAGPVVVSLATGELDLAGFCGGPIGRTKIARPAPYNYHHRYHHHHHHGNVNNNNNNNGGGGRRMASEAAKVGEDAGLDAWGPRGSYSGTAELSANHYSTLKPVSKGALLGGGAKKARECALSLKEEESYCFSEGMFCSEEIARGFCLGGSYDLHHKRDAAAKVGADDDYEGAGPEVLHCGKDAGLPGGLPQETMAGDAYFHHHHHHHHQAAEPYHSFIGDLDPPPQAQAVEPQHGHYLYPECLADQSYECLSRGEGEGTLMGVPIHRPTQRLKDEPSAGGKAPLLMDVGAPPEAATGERKQKKRDQNKTAAHSPLRCRYRLRKRAELDSLEEELHGLEGQNRELRDKAESVEREIQYVKDLLIEVYKARSQRLKQDGSA comes from the exons ATGGCGGCATCGATCCTTCGCAGGAAAATTCCTCCCATTTCCACGGCCGAGCTCGGCGCGGCCCCTCTCCGACGAGCTAGCCGCAGCCAATCACGGCCGGGGACGGGGGCGGAGCCAGCGGGGAGGCAGCGCTTAATTG GTGATGGTCACTCAGATTGGATGACGGAAAAAGTTGATTTGTCCTCATTTGTGTCGACGACCGAGTCCTCCCCCTGCTCATCGCTTCCCCCCTCGCCGCTGGAACAGGATGTCAAGGTGCCCTCGGATCTGGAGGTCatgacctctctgctgcaggaggagctggctcagctggaggactacttccGCTCCGAATCCGCCTCGGCCACCAACAAGTTGGAGAAACCCTCCAAATGTGACAAGGGCGCCGTAACCATGGGAACCCAGTCGTACTACCAGTTGCCCTACGGCTCCTATGGGgccggccaatcagaggccgGCCCCGTGGTCGTCAGCTTGGCGACCGGCGAGCTGGACCTGGCCGGCTTCTGCGGCGGCCCCATCGGCAGGACCAAAATAGCGCGGCCGGCGCCGTACAACTACCACCACcgctaccaccaccaccatcaccatggcaacgtcaacaacaacaacaacaacaacggcggCGGTGGGCGGAGGatggccagcgaggcggcgaaGGTTGGCGAGGACGCCGGGCTGGACGCCTGGGGCCCGAGGGGGAGTTACTCAGGTACCGCAGAGCTGTCGGCCAACCACTACTCCACCCTGAAGCCCGTGAGCAAGGGCGCCCTCCTCGGCGGGGGGGCCAAGAAGGCGAGGGAGTGCGCCCTGtcgctgaaggaggaggagagctacTGCTTCTCCGAGGGAATGTTCTGCAGCGAGGAGATCGCGCGGGGCTTCTGCCTCGGCGGCTCCTACGACCTCCACCACAAACGGGACGCCGCCGCCAAGGTCGGCGCCGACGACGACTACGAGGGCGCCGGGCCGGAGGTGCTGCACTGCGGCAAGGACGCGGGACTTCCCGGGGGGCTCCCCCAAGAGACAATGGCCGGCGACGCCTacttccaccaccaccaccaccaccaccaccaggccGCGGAGCCTTACCACAGCTTTATAGGAGACCTGGACCCGCCCCCACAAGCACAGGCCGTCGAGCCCCAGCACGGCCACTACCTCTACCCAGAATGCCTTGCGGACCAAAGCTACGAATGTCTGTCCAGAGGGGAGGGCGAGGGGACACTCATGGGCGTCCCCATCCACCGACCCACCCAGAGGCTAAAGGACGAGCCCAGCGCCGGGGGCAAGGCGCCGCTGCTGATGGACGTCGGCGCGCCGCCCGAGGCCGCCACCGGcgagaggaagcagaagaagagagaccagAACAAGACGGCGGCTCACAG TCCCTTGCGTTGCAGGTACCGTCTGCGGAAGAGGGCGGAGCTTGActctctggaggaggagcttcacGGCCTGGAGGGGCAGAACCGGGAGCTGCGCGACAAGGCGGAGTCGGTGGAGCGGGAGATCCAGTACGTGAAGGACCTGCTGATCGAGGTGTACAAGGCGCGCAGCCAGCGGCTCAAACAGGACGGCAGTGCCTAA
- the LOC120826344 gene encoding uncharacterized protein LOC120826344 isoform X3, with the protein MLFNHFQMIGDGHSDWMTEKVDLSSFVSTTESSPCSSLPPSPLEQDVKVPSDLEVMTSLLQEELAQLEDYFRSESASATNKLEKPSKCDKGAVTMGTQSYYQLPYGSYGAGQSEAGPVVVSLATGELDLAGFCGGPIGRTKIARPAPYNYHHRYHHHHHHGNVNNNNNNNGGGGRRMASEAAKVGEDAGLDAWGPRGSYSGTAELSANHYSTLKPVSKGALLGGGAKKARECALSLKEEESYCFSEGMFCSEEIARGFCLGGSYDLHHKRDAAAKVGADDDYEGAGPEVLHCGKDAGLPGGLPQETMAGDAYFHHHHHHHHQAAEPYHSFIGDLDPPPQAQAVEPQHGHYLYPECLADQSYECLSRGEGEGTLMGVPIHRPTQRLKDEPSAGGKAPLLMDVGAPPEAATGERKQKKRDQNKTAAHSPLRCRYRLRKRAELDSLEEELHGLEGQNRELRDKAESVEREIQYVKDLLIEVYKARSQRLKQDGSA; encoded by the exons ATGCTGTTCAATCATTTTCAGATGATCG GTGATGGTCACTCAGATTGGATGACGGAAAAAGTTGATTTGTCCTCATTTGTGTCGACGACCGAGTCCTCCCCCTGCTCATCGCTTCCCCCCTCGCCGCTGGAACAGGATGTCAAGGTGCCCTCGGATCTGGAGGTCatgacctctctgctgcaggaggagctggctcagctggaggactacttccGCTCCGAATCCGCCTCGGCCACCAACAAGTTGGAGAAACCCTCCAAATGTGACAAGGGCGCCGTAACCATGGGAACCCAGTCGTACTACCAGTTGCCCTACGGCTCCTATGGGgccggccaatcagaggccgGCCCCGTGGTCGTCAGCTTGGCGACCGGCGAGCTGGACCTGGCCGGCTTCTGCGGCGGCCCCATCGGCAGGACCAAAATAGCGCGGCCGGCGCCGTACAACTACCACCACcgctaccaccaccaccatcaccatggcaacgtcaacaacaacaacaacaacaacggcggCGGTGGGCGGAGGatggccagcgaggcggcgaaGGTTGGCGAGGACGCCGGGCTGGACGCCTGGGGCCCGAGGGGGAGTTACTCAGGTACCGCAGAGCTGTCGGCCAACCACTACTCCACCCTGAAGCCCGTGAGCAAGGGCGCCCTCCTCGGCGGGGGGGCCAAGAAGGCGAGGGAGTGCGCCCTGtcgctgaaggaggaggagagctacTGCTTCTCCGAGGGAATGTTCTGCAGCGAGGAGATCGCGCGGGGCTTCTGCCTCGGCGGCTCCTACGACCTCCACCACAAACGGGACGCCGCCGCCAAGGTCGGCGCCGACGACGACTACGAGGGCGCCGGGCCGGAGGTGCTGCACTGCGGCAAGGACGCGGGACTTCCCGGGGGGCTCCCCCAAGAGACAATGGCCGGCGACGCCTacttccaccaccaccaccaccaccaccaccaggccGCGGAGCCTTACCACAGCTTTATAGGAGACCTGGACCCGCCCCCACAAGCACAGGCCGTCGAGCCCCAGCACGGCCACTACCTCTACCCAGAATGCCTTGCGGACCAAAGCTACGAATGTCTGTCCAGAGGGGAGGGCGAGGGGACACTCATGGGCGTCCCCATCCACCGACCCACCCAGAGGCTAAAGGACGAGCCCAGCGCCGGGGGCAAGGCGCCGCTGCTGATGGACGTCGGCGCGCCGCCCGAGGCCGCCACCGGcgagaggaagcagaagaagagagaccagAACAAGACGGCGGCTCACAG TCCCTTGCGTTGCAGGTACCGTCTGCGGAAGAGGGCGGAGCTTGActctctggaggaggagcttcacGGCCTGGAGGGGCAGAACCGGGAGCTGCGCGACAAGGCGGAGTCGGTGGAGCGGGAGATCCAGTACGTGAAGGACCTGCTGATCGAGGTGTACAAGGCGCGCAGCCAGCGGCTCAAACAGGACGGCAGTGCCTAA